In Vigna unguiculata cultivar IT97K-499-35 chromosome 3, ASM411807v1, whole genome shotgun sequence, a single genomic region encodes these proteins:
- the LOC114179703 gene encoding uncharacterized protein LOC114179703, with product MNSRQASPSNCDICGATQTLSLTIHNIRHRAHTRRYCTNCVLKQHPGLFCPICFDLHEDSLLAPHHRLMCVRCPSIAHRSCVFPSTTAAESTPPFFCPICLDSNFTFFSPPDRKTGAVDVQSAKVLVAAARIAALSMSKAAAAARFDAERRAREAAVARKRAKEALEHLAEILAREQDEELNGNASAGGRRRGA from the coding sequence ATGAACTCTCGGCAAGCCTCTCCGTCGAACTGCGACATCTGCGGCGCCACGCAAAccctatctctcaccatccaCAACATCCGCCACCGCGCCCACACCCGTCGCTACTGCACTAACTGTGTCCTCAAGCAGCACCCTGGCCTCTTCTGCCCTATCTGCTTCGACCTCCACGAAGACTCTCTCCTCGCTCCGCACCACCGCCTCATGTGCGTCCGCTGCCCCTCCATCGCCCACCGATCTTGTGTCTTCCCCTCCACCACCGCTGCTGAGTCCACGCCACCTTTCTTTTGTCCTATTTGTCTCGACTCCAACTTCACTTTCTTCAGTCCCCCAGACCGCAAGACTGGAGCAGTAGATGTCCAGTCGGCCAAGGTCCTCGTCGCAGCTGCGCGGATCGCGGCTCTCTCCATGAGCAAGGCTGCTGCTGCGGCGCGCTTTGATGCGGAGCGCCGTGCCAGGGAGGCAGCTGTGGCCAGGAAGAGGGCCAAGGAGGCTCTGGAGCATCTCGCCGAGATCCTCGCCCGGGAGCAAGACGAGGAGCTGAACGGGAATGCTTCTGCTGGTGGACGGCGGCGCGGCGCCTAA
- the LOC114179887 gene encoding SWI/SNF-related matrix-associated actin-dependent regulator of chromatin subfamily A-like protein 1: MDVEDWDLSAEDLDSLERDAFQKIAQLRNPPPPSSPHQHHNSSTATMNHFPSNPLPNSRPQTVGASSQGARALPTSLKSGTGTDNDKQSKNGLVKFSVKFFLHSSGNIAAKFQYDQVVVAAFRKISKSSWNAKERLWVFPLSSLSEAEKFLGEVSGYNVQVENLDPLVQRAIAAASAVPDLQDRYCKIPSYIESKLLPFQREGVRFILQHGGRVLLADEMGLGKTLQAIAVASCIQESWPVLIIAPSSLRLQWASMIQQWLNIPSSDILIVLPQSGGSNRGGFNIVSSSSKNSIRLNGLFNIISYELVPKLQNLLTTCDFKVVIADESHYLKNAQAKRTTASLPVIKKAQYALLLSGTPALSRPIELFKQLEALYPDVYKNVHEYGNRYCKGGFFGLYQGASNHEELHNLMKATVLIRRLKHDVLSQLPVKRRQQVFLDLADKDMKQINALFRELEMVKAKIKVAKSQEEAESLKFTQKTIINKIYTDSAEAKIPSVLDYLGTVIEAGSKFLIFAHHQPMIDSIHEFLRKKKVGCIRIDGGTPAASRQQLVTEFQEKDSVKAAVLSIKAGGVGLTLTAASTVIFAELSWTPGDLIQAEDRVHRIGQVSSVNIYYLLANDTVDDIIWDVVQSKLENLGQMLDGHEKALEVAQSSPSKQKTLDQYIRRPENLDSPSKQKTLDQFVRRCDNMEGLEHEHNPKRPRN, translated from the exons ATGGATGTGGAGGACTGGGATTTGAGTGCAGAGGACCTCGATTCCCTCGAAAGAGACGCTTTCCAGAAGATTGCTCAACTACGCAACcctcctcctccttcttctccaCACCAACATCACAATTCTTCAACTGCAACAATGAATCACTTCCCATCAAACCCCCTTCCCAATTCGCGTCCCCAAACT GTTGGTGCTTCGTCTCAAGGAGCAAGAGCATTGCCCACGTCATTGAAATCAGGGACAGGGACAGACAACG ACAAACAATCCAAAAATGGACTGGTAAAGTTTTCAGtcaaattttttcttcattccaGTGGAAATATTGCAGCAAAATTTCAATATGACCAG GTAGTAGTTGCTGCTTTTCGAAAAATCTCTAAATCTTCTTGGAATGCAAAGGAACG GTTATGGGTATTCCCACTGTCTTCCTTGTCGGAGGCGGAGAAGTTTCTTGGAGAAGTATCAGGTTATAATGTTCAG gTTGAAAACTTAGATCCCTTGGTGCAACGTGCCATTGCTGCAGCTTCTGCAgttccagatcttcaag ATCGTTACTGCAAGATCCCTAGTTATATTGAATCAAAGCTATTGCCATTTCAGCGAGAAGGTGTTAG gTTTATATTGCAGCATGGGGGGCGTGTTCTCTTAGCAGATGAAATGGGACTGGGGAAAACATTGCAA GCCATTGCTGTAGCTTCATGCATTCAGGAGTCTTGGCCTGTTCTCATAATTGCACCATCTTCACTGCGCTTGCAATGGGCTTCT ATGATTCAACAATGGCTGAATATTCCTTCATCAGATATACTA ATTGTCTTACCTCAAAGTGGTGGATCAAATAGAGGAGGTTTCAATATTGTATCTTCAAGTTCTAAAAACAGCATTCGTCTGAATGGACTATTCAACATCATCTCATACGAGTTGGTGCCAAAGCTACAGAATTTGCTTACGACATGTGACTTTAAG GTTGTGATTGCTGATGAATCACATTATCTGAAAAATGCTCAAGCAAAGAGGACAACTGCTTCTCTTCCTGTCATAAAG AAAGCTCAATATGCATTATTGCTTAGTGGAACACCTGCTTTATCCAGACCAATTGAACTATTCAAGCAG TTGGAAGCTTTGTATCCTGATGTATATAAGAATGTTCATGAATATGGTAACCGGTATTGCAAGGGT GGATTTTTTGGACTTTATCAAGGTGCAAGTAACCATGAAGAGTTGCACAACTTGATGAAGGCTACAGTGCTGATTCGTAGGCTTAAACATGATGTTCTTTCTCAACTTCCTGTAAAGCGCAGGCAACAA GTCTTCCTAGACTTGGCTGACAAGGACATGAAGCAAATTAATGCTTTATTTCGAGAG TTGGAAATGGTAAAAGCCAAAATTAAGGTTGCTAAATCACAAGAGGAGGCAGAATCGCTCAAGTTTACTCAAAAGACTATAATTAACAAG ATATATACTGATTCTGCAGAAGCCAAGATTCCATCTGTTCTTGATTATCTTGGAACTGTCATTGAG GCAGGTTCCAAGTTTCTTATATTTGCACACCATCAGCCAATGATTGATTCGATACATGAGTTTCTTCGT AAGAAAAAAGTGGGTTGCATCCGGATTGATGGAGGTACACCTGCTGCTTCCAGACAGCAATTGGTCACTGAGTTTCAGGAAAAAGATTCTGTTAAAGCAGCAGTG CTATCTATTAAAGCTGGAGGCGTTGGGTTAACTTTAACTGCTGCCAGCACAGTAATCTTTGCAGAATTGTCTTGGACTCCCGGTGACCTAATTCAGGCTGAAGACCGTGTTCATAGAATTGGCCAG GTGTCTTCAGTAAATATATACTACTTGCTTGCAAATGACACGGTTGATGACATCATATG GGACGTAGTGCAAAGCAAACTGGAAAATCTGGGACAG ATGTTAGACGGTCATGAAAAGGCCTTGGAGGTCGCTCAGAGTAGCCCTTCAAAGCAGAAAACTCTGGACCAGTATATTAGAAGACCTGAAAACTTGGATAGCCCTTCAAAGCAGAAAACACTAGACCAGTTTGTTAGAAGATGTGATAACATGGAAGGGTTGGAACATGAGCACAACCCCAAACGTCCCCGAAACTGA
- the LOC114179901 gene encoding diacylglycerol O-acyltransferase 3, cytosolic: MEISGTVFRPVSYVSGAGTHTRSRSVAPRATVRMGTGSDFCDEGHLQYYQNTKKVLSPKKKLKLLKDFSKLGFASDPQKLSMFYDLQQNLTSDAGDMLLRELEAARAKEKEMKKKKKLEKKAKLKASKKKCESSSSSSESSDSDCGCDQVVDMNSIRSGVGVSVSVVAPAAPVDVSPIPKTTPIVEDGNSRRDAMELCSKNDVCVSSVRDGGIKRESGVVTSSSCEKRIEVCMGGKCKRSGAAALLEEFEKVVGVEGGAVVTCKCMGKCKTAPNVRVQNSVDHSLAEGLDDSVKFPANPLCIGVGLEDVDAIVARFLGENRTDIGMPGAITAT; encoded by the exons ATGGAGATTTCTGGCACCGTTTTCCGTCCTGTCAGCTACGTCTCCGGCGCTGGGACTCACACGCGTTCCCGTAGCGTGGCTCCTCGTGCTACGGTGAGAATGGGAACGGGTTCTGACTTCTGCGACGAGGGGCATCTGCAGTATTACCAGAACACCAAAAAGGTTCTCTCTCCCAAGAAAAAGTTGAAACTGCTGAAGGATTTCTCCAAATTAGGGTTCGCCTCGGATCCTCAGAAGCTTTCCATGTTCTATGATCTTCAACAAAACCTAACCTCG GATGCTGGCGACATGTTACTGAGAGAGTTGGAAGCTGCAAGAGCAAAGGAgaaggaaatgaagaaaaagaagaaactcGAGAAGAAGGCTAAACTAAAAGCCTCCAAAAAGAAGTGTGaatcttcatcttcatcgtCTGAATCAAGTGACAGCGATTGTGGTTGTGATCAAGTGGTTGACATGAACAGCATCAGATCTGGTGTTGGTGTTAGTGTTAGTGTCGTTGCCCCTGCTGCACCCGTGGATGTATCTCCAATACCCAAGACCACCCCCATTGTTGAGGATGGGAATTCACGTCGTGATGCCATGGAATTGTGCTCTAAGAACGATGTCTGTGTTAGCAGTGTTAGAGATGGTGGTATTAAGAGAGAGAGTGGTGTAGTTACCAGCAGCAGTTGTGAGAAGAGGATTGAGGTGTGCATGGGTGGGAAGTGCAAAAGATCAGGGGCTGCTGCATTGTTGGAAGAGTTTGAAAAGGTGGTGGGTGTTGAAGGTGGTGCTGTTGTTACATGCAAGTGCATGGGGAAGTGCAAAACTGCTCCTAATGTGAGAGTTCAGAATTCCGTTGATCATAGCCTTGCTGAGGGACTTGATGATTCTGTTAAGTTTCCAGCTAACCCTCTGTGCATTGGAGTTGGCTTGGAGGATGTGGATGCCATTGTGGCTAGATTTTTAGGGGAGAATCGCACAGATATAGGAATGCCAGGTGCAATTACGGCTACTTGA
- the LOC114179265 gene encoding probable glutathione S-transferase — translation MGNDEVVLVDFDLSMFCVRVKIALAEKGVEFESRKEDLVNTKSELLLQMNPVYKMVPVLIHNGKPISESLIIVEYIDEVWRDRTPLLPTDPYQRAQARFWADFVDHKVHEIGKRIWTGKIGEHEEDKKELVENLKQLEEALGDMPYFGGHTFGFVDIALIPFYKWFSSFEKIGNFKLHCPKITAWANRCLVRESVSKYVSDEKDVNDFVLSYRKLIGMD, via the exons ATGGGGAATGATGAGGTTGTGTTGGTTGATTTTGATCTGAGCATGTTCTGTGTAAGAGTGAAGATTGCTCTGGCAGAGAAAGGTGTAGAGTTTGAGAGCAGGAAAGAGGATCTGGTGAACACCAAGAGTGAACTGCTTCTGCAAATGAACCCTGTTTACAAAATGGTTCCTGTTCTTATCCACAATGGCAAGCCAATCTCTGAATCTCTCATCATTGTTGAGTATATTGATGAGGTTTGGAGGGATAGGACTCCTCTTTTGCCCACTGATCCCTATCAGAGAGCTCAAGCCAGGTTCTGGGCTGATTTTGTTGATCATAAG GTGCATGAAATTGGAAAGAGGATATGGACTGGGAAGATAGGTGAACATGAGGAAGATAAGAAGGAGTTAGTAGAGAATTTGAAGCAATTGGAAGAGGCTCTTGGGGACATGCCATATTTTGGAGGTCACACATTTGGGTTTGTTGATATTGCTTTGATTCCCTTTTACAAATGGTTCTCTTCTTTTGAGAAAATTGGCAACTTCAAGCTCCACTGTCCAAAAATCACTGCTTGGGCAAACAGATGTTTGGTGAGAGAAAGTGTGTCCAAATATGTTTCTGATGAGAAGGATGTGAATGACTTTGTTCTGAGCTATAGGAAATTAATTGGGATGGACTGA